In Paenacidovorax monticola, the genomic window GTTGACGATGGCCACATCGGCATCGCGCAGCCGGTCTGCGGCTTCGGCGGGGCTGGTCCGGGGGTATTCCACCCATTCGTGGTCGAACGCGGGCCGGCGCACGCGGGTCTGCGGGGAAATGGTTTCGCGGTCGAGAAAGACGATCTTCATGGCAAACCTTGTTTTCAAGCGGCCAGCAGGCGGCGCGCTTCGGCTGCCACGGCCTCGGGGTGATGTCGAACAATTTGTACAGGGCCTCGGCCGGGCCGGATGCGCCAAAGCCTGTCATGCCTACGAAGCCACCGCGCTCGCCCAGGTAGGCGTCCCAGCCAAGGCGGCAGGCGGCCTCTACGCCGACGCGCACGCCGGTGCCCAATACCTCCCGGCGGTAGGCCGCGTCCTGCTGGTCGAACAGTTCCCAGCAGGGCAGGGAGACGACGGCCGTGCCGGTGCCGCCTTGTTCCAGCATCTCGCGCGCGGCCAGCGCCAGCGCCACCTCGGAGCCGGTGGCCAGCAGCGTGACTTGGCGCGGGCCGCAGGCCGCCTCGCGCAGCACGTAGCCGCCGCGCGCGCTCTGGTTGGCTGGGGTGTGCGTCTGGCGCACGAGGGGCAGGGTCTGCCGCGCGAAGACCAGGCTCACGGGCCCGAGGCATGGGCCATGGCGGTTTCCCAGCACTCGGCCGCCTCGACCGCGTCGGCGGGCCGCATCACCAGCATGTTGGGCATGGCGCGCAGCGAGGCGAGGATTTCCACGGGTTGGTGCGTGGGACCGTTCTTGCCGATGCCGATGGAGTCGTGGCTGAACACGAACTTGACCGGCAGCCCCATGAGCGCGGCCATGCGCATGGCGGGGCGCTCGTAGTCCGAGAACGCCAGGTAGGTGACGGACAGCGGCACGACGCCGCCGTGTGCGGCCATGCCGTTGGCCATGCCGCCCATGAGGTGCTCGCGCACGCCGCAGTGCACGTAGGCGCCCGAGCGGTCCGTGGCCGTGAACGCGGCCAGGCCGCGCTTGTGGCTGGTGGGCGCCTCCAGGTCGGCGCAGCCCACCATGCGCTCGGGTATCACTGGCGCAAGCAGCGCGTTGATCTCGGCCGAGAGGAGGATGCCGCCGGTTTCCTGCGGCGAAGCTACAGCGCGCTGCTTGTAATCGTGCAACACCTGCTGCCAGCCGGCGGGCAGTTCGCCGTTCATGACGCGGCGGAATTCCCGGCGCTCGGCTTCCGGTAGCGCATCCAGGCGGCGCTGCCATGCGGCATGCGCTTCGGTGCTGCGCTGGCCGGCCGCGCGCCAGGCATCCAGCACGGGGGCGGGCACATCGAACGGGCCGTGGGGCCAGTCCAGCCGCTCACGGGCCTCCTGAGCGTCCTGCTCGTAGAGGCGGGCGCTGTGGCCGCCGCGCTGGCCTTCGAGGCGCGGAATGCCCTTGGCAATGATGGTGCGGCAGGCGATGAGGGACGGGCGCTCGTCCCGGCGCGCGAGCGTGAGCGCGGCGGACACAGCGTCGATGTCATGGCCGTCCACTTCGACGACATGCCATTGAGCGACGCGGAAGCGCTCGGCCACGTCCTCGCTGATGGATAGCTGAGTGCTGCCGTCGTCGGTGATGCGGTTGTCGTCCCACAGCAGGACCAGCTTGCCCAGGCGCAGATGGCCGGCCAGGGAGATCATTTCCTGGCCGATGCCTTCCTGCAGGCAGCCGTCGCCGACGAAGGCGTAAGTGAAGTGGTCCACCAGGGCGCTGCCGAAGCGGGCGTTGAGATAGGCCTCGGCCACCGCCATGCCGAAGGCATTGGCGATGCCCTGGCCCAGCGGCCCCGTCGTGACCTCGATGCCGTGCGCCGGGTTGCGCTCGGGGTGGCCTTCGCAGTGCGAGCCCAGTTCGCGGAAGCGCTGGATCTGGTCGAGGCTGATGGGCCCGTAGCCGCTCAGGTGCAGCAGGGCGTACAGCAGCATCGAGCCGTGGCCGTTGGAGAGCACCACGCGGTCGCGGTCCCACCAGGTCGGGTCGGCCGGGTGGTGCTTCAGGTGCTGTGTGTAGAGGGCCGTGGCGATTTCGGCCATGCCCAGCGGAACGCCCTGGTGGCCTTCGGCGGCACGCACGATGGCGTCGATGGATAGAAAGCGGATGGCATGCGCCAGGGGCTGCAGCGGGTGTGCGCTCATGGTGGTGGCGCACCGTGCGGGGCGGGCGCCTGTCTCCTGTGGTTGAAAGAACAGGCGCGATTCTTTGGCGCCCACAGGTTGAGTACAAGCGACGAATATTCAGCGATGGATGAATGCCATTCATCCATCGCCCGGCGCGCCGGCTAGCGCGGGCCCGCCGGCCGGGCCTCCTCGCGGATCCATTCCAGGAACATCTTCACCTCGGGCCGCGCGGCGTGGCGCGCCGGGTACACGAGGAAATGCCCCTGCACCTCCAGGCTCATCTCGTCGCCGAACACAGGCTGCAGCCGGCCGCTGGCGATGTGCGCTTGCCCAAGGCTGGCGCTTTCCAGGGCCACGCCCAGCGACTGGACGGCTGCGTCCAGGCTCATCATGGCCCGGTCGAACTTCAGGGCCATGCGCTCGGGCCGGTGCTCCGGCTCGAAGCGGGCAAACCATTCCGGCCATTGCGCGACGTTGATCATGGACTGGATCAGGGGCACCTGCAGCAGGTCCCGCGGCGTGTGCAGGGCGTGCCTGCGGATGAATTCGGGGCTGGCCAGCGGCATCACCTTCTCCGAGAAGATGGGTTCGACCTCCAGGTGGGGCCAGGTGGGCAGCCCGTAGCGGATGTCGAGATCGACCAGGCCGAGCTGGAAGTCCGAATGCACGTGCGAGGCTGACAGCACCAGCGAGATCGCGGGATGGCGCTGCGCGAAGCGCGGGATGCGCGGCATGAGCCACAGGCTTGCGAAGCTGGGGCTGCAGTGCAGGTACAGCGTGTCCTGCACCCCATGCCGCAGGTCTTCCGTCGCCGTGCTGATGGCCCCCAGCGCATTGCCCACGCGCTGCAGGTAGCTGTGGCCCGCGGGCGTCAGGTCCACGCCGCGCGACGAGCGCTCGAACAGCCGCACGCCGAGCAGGCTTTCCAGCTTGGCCAGTTGGTGGCTGATGGCCGAGGGCGTGAGGTGCAGTTCATGGGCCGCCAGGGAAAAGCTGCGACGTCGGGCAACGGCCTCGAAGGCCTGGAGAGCGCTCAGCGGTGGAATCACGATGGATGAAATCCGTTCATATATTGCGTTGCAGCATGAATGGAATTGAATCGCTGGTGAGTTTATATCGTTTGTGCTCAATGGTCGCCCATCCCAGAATCCGCCCACTCGCAACGCAGTTCACGCACAAGGAGACACGCATGCTGCTCAAGGACAAGGTGGCCGTCATTACCGGCGGCGCAGGGATCAACGGACTGGGCTTCGCCACCGCCCGCATGATGGCGGAGCAGGGCGCCAAGGTGGTCATCCTCGACCTGGCGGCAGCCGACCCGCAGGCCGCCGCAGCGCGCCTGGAGACGGAGGGCCTGGGCAAAGGCCACCTGGGCCTGGTGGCCAACGTGACCGACAAGGCATCGTGCGAGGCGGCCGCGGCCGCCATCGTGGCCAAATACGGCCGCATCGACGTGCTGGTCAACAACGCCGGCGTGACCCAGCCCGCCAAGTTCCTGGACATCACGGGTGCCGACTACGACCGCATCCTGGACGTGAGCCTGCGCGGCACGCTGTACGCGTCGCAGGCGGTGCTGCCTGCCATGGTGGCCCAGCAAAGCGGCGCCATCGTCTGCATCTCGTCCGTCTCGGCCCAGCGCGGCGGCGGCATCCTGGGCGGGCCGCACTACTCTGCTGCCAAGGCCGGCGTGCTGGGCCTGGCGCGCGCCATGGCCCGCGAATACGGCGGCAGCAACATCCGCGTCAAC contains:
- a CDS encoding SDR family NAD(P)-dependent oxidoreductase; the protein is MLLKDKVAVITGGAGINGLGFATARMMAEQGAKVVILDLAAADPQAAAARLETEGLGKGHLGLVANVTDKASCEAAAAAIVAKYGRIDVLVNNAGVTQPAKFLDITGADYDRILDVSLRGTLYASQAVLPAMVAQQSGAIVCISSVSAQRGGGILGGPHYSAAKAGVLGLARAMAREYGGSNIRVNCVTPGLIATDINKGKIPEDKRQGILDGIPLARIGEPADVAGCVVFLASDLAKYCTGVTLDVNGGMLIH
- a CDS encoding LysR substrate-binding domain-containing protein, with amino-acid sequence MIPPLSALQAFEAVARRRSFSLAAHELHLTPSAISHQLAKLESLLGVRLFERSSRGVDLTPAGHSYLQRVGNALGAISTATEDLRHGVQDTLYLHCSPSFASLWLMPRIPRFAQRHPAISLVLSASHVHSDFQLGLVDLDIRYGLPTWPHLEVEPIFSEKVMPLASPEFIRRHALHTPRDLLQVPLIQSMINVAQWPEWFARFEPEHRPERMALKFDRAMMSLDAAVQSLGVALESASLGQAHIASGRLQPVFGDEMSLEVQGHFLVYPARHAARPEVKMFLEWIREEARPAGPR